One Coffea eugenioides isolate CCC68of unplaced genomic scaffold, Ceug_1.0 ScVebR1_18;HRSCAF=85, whole genome shotgun sequence genomic region harbors:
- the LOC113756013 gene encoding pentatricopeptide repeat-containing protein At3g22150, chloroplastic-like encodes MLVHHHHLIRPIQPYIFFFNTSLIAQAIALYSKMMKSSSQHQPDPYTYSSVLKACAETRGLRIGKAVLCHILRSGIYAGRIVYNSLLNMYATCLSSFDALYSCDLVKRVFSTMPKRNAVAWNTMISWYLKTERPVEGPVHFVMMLKMGIKPTPVSFVNVFPATSRVMDVQIAHVLYGMVIKFGDEYVNDLFVVSSAIYMYAELSCVADARRIFDHCLERNIEIWNSLIGGCVQNNCAIEALHLFLEALEAQDDVGVDDVTFLSALTATSQLQSLGFAQQLHASLIKNSLVSHAILQNAIVSTYSKCNSISESFRVFNGMQERDIVSWNTMVSALVQNGMDVEGLMLVHEMQSQKFMIDGVTIAAVLSAASNLRNLDIGKQTHAYLIRHRIQFEGMNTYLIDMYAKSGMMKAAQAVFNMNCSKDRDPAMWNAMISANTHNGLIEKSFAVLRQMLELDLTPTAVTLASILPACSQSGSLALGKAIHGFAIRNFLDDNVFVGSALVDMYSKSGAIHYAESVFEKSPNKNSITYTNMIVGYGQHGMGDKAILLFNAWRGSGFQDGVPFLAALSACSYSGLITEGLQIFESMRDHEVQPSLEHYACVVDMLGRVGRVVEAYMFADEIDEECNVLGIWGSLLAACRIHKNFELGKVVADKLLALAGGDKTTGYHVLLSNIYAAEGNWEYVNRVRRGMREKGLTKEVGCSWINISGIAHCFASKDEAHPVCCEIHEMLGYLSTNMKDAGYSASLRWQEVWISEFGE; translated from the coding sequence ATGCTCgttcaccaccaccacctcatTCGCCCAATCCAACCGTACATATTCTTCTTCAACACCAGCCTGATCGCCCAAGCCATTGCTTTGTATTCCAAAATGATGAAGAGTTCCAGTCAGCACCAGCCTGATCCTTACACTTACTCATCTGTTCTGAAAGCTTGCGCCGAAACCAGAGGGCTCAGAATAGGTAAAGCAGTTCTTTGTCATATTTTGAGGTCGGGTATATACGCTGGTAGGATTGTCTATAACTCTCTTTTGAATATGTATGCCACTTGCCTGAGCAGTTTTGATGCTTTATATAGCTGTGACTTGGTGAAAAGGGTGTTTAGTACTATGCCTAAAAGAAATGCGGTTGCTTGGAACACCATGATTTCTTGGTATTTGAAAACAGAGAGACCTGTTGAAGGGCCAGTCCATTTTGTGATGATGTTGAAAATGGGTATAAAACCGACTCCTGTTAGTTTTGTTAATGTGTTTCCGGCCACTTCTAGAGTGATGGATGTTCAAATTGCTCATGTTCTTTATGGCATGGTTATTAAATTTGGGGATGAGTATGTTAATGATTTGTTTGTCGTGAGTTCAGCAATATATATGTATGCTGAGCTCAGTTGCGTTGCTGATGCTAGGAGGATTTTTGACCATTGCTTGGAGAGGAATATAGAGATTTGGAACTCTCTCATTGGTGGATGTGTTCAGAATAATTGTGCCATTGAAGCACTTCATCTTTTTCTCGAAGCACTAGAGGCACAAGATGATGTTGGAGTTGATGATGTGACTTTTCTTTCAGCGTTAACTGCAACATCACAATTGCAGAGTCTAGGTTTTGCTCAGCAGCTACACGCATCCTTGATTAAGAATTCATTGGTATCACATGCTATCCTTCAAAATGCCATTGTGTCCACGTATTCGAAGTGCAATAGCATTAGTGAATCATTTCGAGTTTTTAATGGAATGCAAGAAAGAGATATTGTTTCTTGGAATACAATGGTTTCTGCACTAGTACAGAATGGAATGGATGTTGAGGGATTGATGCTTGTGCACGAGATGCAATCTCAAAAATTTATGATTGATGGTGTAACTATCGCTGCTGTACTTTCTGCAGCATCAAATTTAAGAAATCTGGATATTGGAAAACAGACCCATGCTTACTTGATCAGGCATAGAATTCAATTTGAAGGGATGAATACTTATCTAATAGATATGTATGCTAAATCTGGTATGATGAAAGCTGCACAAGCAGTGTTCAATATGAACTGCTCAAAGGATAGAGACCCAGCCATGTGGAATGCTATGATTTCAGCAAATACCCATAATGGGTTAATTGAGAAATCTTTTGCTGTCCTTAGGCAGATGCTTGAGCTGGATCTCACTCCAACTGCTGTCACATTGGCATCAATTCTCCCTGCATGCAGTCAGTCGGGAAGTTTAGCTCTGGGTAAGGCAATTCATGGTTTTGCTATTCGCAACTTTCTGGATGATAATGTCTTTGTGGGCTCTGCCCTGGTGGACATGTACTCAAAATCAGGTGCAATCCACTATGCAGAAAGTGTTTTTGAAAAGTCACCCAATAAAAATTCTATTACTTATACTAACATGATAGTGGGTTATGGCCAACATGGGATGGGTGACAAAGCTATCTTGCTTTTTAATGCCTGGAGGGGAAGTGGATTCCAAGACGGAGTTCCCTTCCTAGCAGCCTTGTCTGCATGCAGTTATTCAGGATTGATTACTGAAGGTCTTCAAATTTTTGAGTCAATGAGAGATCATGAGGTGCAGCCCTCTCTGGAGCACTATGCTTGTGTAGTGGACATGTTAGGACGAGTTGGTAGAGTGGTTGAAGCATACATGTTTGCTGATGAAATAGATGAGGAGTGTAATGTTCTGGGAATCTGGGGTTCACTTCTTGCTGCTTGTCGAAtacataaaaattttgaattgggAAAAGTTGTTGCTGACAAGTTGCTTGCCTTGGCCGGAGGAGATAAGACGACAGGTTACCATGTgctactttcaaatatttatgcAGCCGAAGGAAACTGGGAATATGTAAATAGGGTGAGAAGAGGAATGAGGGAAAAAGGTCTGACAAAAGAGGTAGGGTGCAGTTGGATTAACATTTCTGGTATAGCACACTGTTTTGCATCTAAAGATGAAGCCCATCCTGTCTGTTGTGAGATACATGAAATGTTAGGGTATTTGAGCACCAATATGAAGGATGCTGGTTATAGTGCTTCTTTGAGATGGCAAGAAGTTTGGATCTCAGAATTTGGGGAGTGA